In one window of Zhongshania aliphaticivorans DNA:
- a CDS encoding HlyD family type I secretion periplasmic adaptor subunit has translation MTSTEKKPDHNKNKVAEQLAFEKVGRLSVISLLGRDWVDRLFKPFFAGFSGFSRDWKISAEQVVNEQREIRARGLLYAVVITLILIVVWSAFASVDEVTRGEGKIIPSQQLQVVQAVDGGVVENIFVAEGDVVRAGDLLVRIDSTRFVASFQEGAVKMFALSAKIERLQALIAATPYEPQYDQELSPAQQQVASQELDYYKSSMDELQQRLLIAQEQHSQRLRELDETRARLNAVQQSYQMSSKELQVTLPLLQSGAVSEMDILRLERDLAAADGERNQVAAAMRQVEAGVQEAQARISEVELGMRNQWRAELSEATSTRSSLSKNVDGLADRVKFSEIRSPVNGTVQRVLYNTLGGVVQPGHSVIEIVPSDDRLMVEAKVAPKDIAFLRPGLPATIKLHAYDFSIYGGMSATLQHISADSITDEHDNTYYLVRAITTDAEEGSHFSVIPGMTVQLDIMTGKRTVLAYILKPLLRAKGNALSER, from the coding sequence ATGACATCTACCGAGAAAAAGCCTGATCACAACAAAAATAAAGTAGCTGAACAGTTGGCTTTTGAAAAAGTTGGCCGTCTGTCCGTGATTAGTTTATTGGGGCGAGATTGGGTTGATCGCTTATTTAAGCCTTTTTTTGCTGGATTCTCTGGCTTTTCTCGTGATTGGAAGATATCCGCTGAGCAAGTAGTCAACGAACAGCGAGAAATTCGAGCTCGAGGATTACTTTATGCGGTTGTGATTACTCTCATTCTTATAGTCGTTTGGTCGGCATTTGCTAGTGTCGACGAAGTGACGCGAGGAGAGGGTAAAATTATTCCTTCGCAACAGTTACAAGTTGTGCAAGCCGTGGATGGCGGTGTTGTTGAAAATATTTTTGTTGCGGAAGGCGACGTTGTTCGCGCGGGCGATTTGCTCGTTCGAATTGACTCGACTCGTTTTGTTGCTAGTTTCCAAGAAGGCGCGGTAAAAATGTTTGCCTTGAGCGCTAAGATAGAGCGTTTACAGGCCTTAATAGCTGCTACGCCTTATGAGCCGCAATATGACCAAGAATTGAGTCCTGCCCAGCAGCAGGTAGCTTCTCAAGAATTGGATTATTACAAGTCCAGTATGGATGAATTGCAGCAACGGCTTTTAATCGCTCAAGAACAGCACAGTCAGCGCTTGCGTGAACTCGATGAAACCCGTGCTCGGCTGAATGCCGTTCAGCAGTCATATCAAATGTCGAGTAAAGAATTGCAGGTAACACTTCCGTTGTTACAGTCTGGCGCAGTGTCTGAAATGGATATATTACGCTTGGAGAGAGATCTAGCCGCAGCCGATGGTGAGCGTAATCAGGTTGCTGCGGCGATGCGTCAGGTAGAGGCTGGTGTTCAAGAAGCTCAGGCGCGAATTTCGGAAGTGGAGTTAGGAATGCGAAACCAGTGGCGGGCTGAGCTTAGCGAGGCTACAAGTACACGTAGCAGTTTAAGTAAAAACGTTGATGGTTTGGCTGATCGGGTTAAATTTTCTGAAATACGCTCACCTGTTAACGGCACCGTACAGCGAGTACTTTATAACACCCTCGGTGGCGTGGTGCAGCCGGGGCATTCTGTCATTGAAATTGTACCTAGCGACGACCGCTTAATGGTGGAGGCAAAGGTCGCACCTAAAGATATTGCTTTTTTGCGACCGGGTTTACCGGCAACTATTAAATTACATGCCTATGATTTCTCTATTTATGGTGGTATGTCTGCGACCTTGCAGCATATCAGTGCGGACAGTATCACGGATGAGCATGACAACACGTATTATCTTGTGCGGGCTATAACTACAGATGCTGAGGAAGGGTCGCACTTTTCGGTGATTCCTGGAATGACGGTGCAGCTAGATATTATGACCGGTAAGCGCACGGTGCTCGCTTACATACTTAAACCGTTACTTCGAGCAAAGGGTAATGCCTTGAGCGAGCGCTAA
- a CDS encoding type I secretion system permease/ATPase — METQFDDPLSSCLLKMAEVHGITTSRGALVDGLGLVGGRLTPALVARAAKRVGLVTNIAKQPLARINQQLLPCIILQEDSRASVLERLDIAAGKAWLRLPELGMALQEVDLDSLQDGYIGMAIYCRQLFQPNENPDVESESLSGRGEHWFWRTISANRRVYRDVLVAAFFVNILALTMPLFVMNVYDRVVPNHATDTLWVLAAGAILIICADLSLRMLRSWFVELAAQRADVVLSSRIMESILGMRMEHNPPSIGSFAANVQAFESVRSFIGSMVVVALIDLPFFLLFILIIALISFYMAVPVFIGALVVLLYALSVQGRMHQLAETSNQASAQRNAGLIESLATAQTLKAFNASGRMQALWEQATVFLSGCSGKQRLLGGSVAICAAWVQQSVAVAMMIVGVYLVIAGDMSQGALIAAYMLSSRALAPVSQVASLLTQYHQAATAMESLDGIMANEQERVPGKQLISRPQLRGEIEFRNVSFVYPGEQRPALSDVSFHLLAGERVAILGQAGSGKSTIEKLILGLYRPTEGSIFIDGVHIEQLDIAELRRAVGYIPQDLDLLSGSVYDNITLGTDVPSRERLFQAVEKSGLASLVGTNADGLSMQVGEGGRRLSGGQRQAIAVARALMPDSAMLLLDEPTSAMDSMMENHVSQSLAEFSKGKTLLLVTHRTSLLHMVEKIIIMDGGCIAANGPKQVVLQALDRGTIQRKSV, encoded by the coding sequence ATGGAAACACAGTTTGATGATCCGCTGAGTAGCTGTTTATTAAAAATGGCTGAAGTTCACGGCATTACCACGAGTCGAGGTGCTCTGGTGGATGGACTGGGCTTGGTGGGGGGGCGTTTGACACCTGCGCTGGTGGCCCGAGCCGCGAAACGGGTTGGTCTTGTCACAAATATAGCCAAGCAGCCATTGGCTCGGATTAATCAGCAATTACTTCCTTGTATTATCTTGCAAGAAGATAGTCGAGCCAGTGTGCTTGAACGCCTAGATATTGCGGCCGGAAAAGCGTGGCTGCGCTTACCTGAATTGGGCATGGCGTTACAAGAAGTTGACTTGGATAGTCTGCAGGATGGCTACATTGGCATGGCAATTTATTGCCGTCAGTTGTTTCAGCCTAATGAAAACCCTGATGTTGAGTCTGAATCGTTAAGTGGGCGTGGAGAGCATTGGTTTTGGCGTACAATTTCAGCAAACCGTAGAGTCTACCGTGATGTGCTCGTTGCTGCATTTTTTGTCAATATATTGGCATTGACGATGCCTTTGTTTGTCATGAATGTATACGATCGCGTTGTTCCAAATCATGCAACAGATACTCTATGGGTTCTTGCCGCGGGTGCTATCTTAATTATTTGTGCCGACTTGAGTTTAAGAATGTTGCGCAGCTGGTTTGTGGAGCTTGCTGCGCAGAGGGCCGATGTTGTGCTCTCGTCGCGAATAATGGAAAGCATTTTGGGAATGCGGATGGAGCATAATCCACCGTCCATTGGTTCCTTCGCCGCAAATGTGCAGGCTTTTGAATCGGTGCGATCATTTATTGGCTCAATGGTTGTTGTGGCGCTGATTGATCTACCATTTTTTTTACTGTTCATTTTAATTATCGCGTTGATTTCATTTTATATGGCGGTGCCGGTATTTATTGGCGCTCTGGTAGTGCTTTTATATGCCCTTTCTGTTCAAGGCCGCATGCATCAACTGGCCGAGACATCCAATCAAGCTAGTGCGCAACGTAATGCCGGGTTAATCGAGAGCCTTGCAACGGCACAAACTTTGAAAGCTTTTAATGCCTCGGGCCGAATGCAAGCGCTGTGGGAGCAAGCCACAGTTTTTTTGTCTGGTTGCTCAGGTAAACAGCGTTTATTGGGTGGATCGGTTGCAATCTGTGCGGCGTGGGTTCAACAATCTGTGGCAGTCGCCATGATGATAGTTGGTGTGTATTTGGTTATTGCTGGTGATATGAGTCAAGGTGCATTGATTGCAGCTTATATGCTTTCTTCCCGTGCATTGGCACCGGTATCACAGGTAGCATCTTTGCTGACCCAGTACCACCAAGCTGCTACTGCTATGGAATCATTAGATGGCATTATGGCGAACGAGCAAGAGCGTGTGCCAGGAAAACAGTTAATTAGCCGTCCACAACTACGTGGTGAAATTGAATTTCGTAATGTCTCATTTGTCTATCCTGGGGAGCAGCGCCCTGCTCTATCTGATGTGTCTTTCCACCTGCTAGCTGGTGAACGAGTTGCTATTTTGGGGCAGGCGGGGTCAGGTAAAAGTACCATTGAAAAACTGATCTTAGGTTTATACCGGCCAACAGAGGGAAGTATATTTATTGACGGTGTACATATAGAGCAATTGGATATTGCTGAGTTACGTCGTGCTGTGGGGTATATTCCGCAAGACTTGGATTTATTAAGTGGTAGTGTTTACGACAATATTACCTTGGGAACTGATGTTCCTTCGCGTGAGCGGCTGTTTCAGGCTGTTGAAAAGTCAGGTCTAGCGTCTCTGGTTGGTACGAATGCCGATGGGCTTTCAATGCAAGTTGGGGAAGGGGGGCGCCGTCTATCTGGTGGCCAGCGTCAGGCTATCGCGGTTGCTAGAGCATTGATGCCTGATAGCGCTATGTTATTACTCGATGAGCCAACAAGTGCTATGGATAGCATGATGGAAAATCATGTTAGCCAGTCTCTTGCCGAATTTTCTAAAGGTAAAACACTTTTATTGGTTACTCATCGTACTAGTCTTCTACATATGGTAGAAAAAATTATCATTATGGACGGTGGCTGCATTGCGGCGAATGGTCCGAAGCAGGTCGTGTTACAAGCCTTGGATCGCGGAACGATTCAAAGGAAGTCGGTATGA